One Artemia franciscana chromosome 15, ASM3288406v1, whole genome shotgun sequence genomic window carries:
- the LOC136036604 gene encoding opsin Rh4-like, producing the protein MVITMQSPIVVVNSFWNGPVLGDIGCQIYGFVGGLAGTASIVILTILAYNRYRVISKPFDLGRKSTLTKSMLQIVFAWFYSMCFASLPLFGISRYVPEGYLTSCSFDYLTDNVQNRIFIFAFFFGAWCLPCFIILFSYINIFILVHRSKFKISENVADNVDRQKVEIQIAKTVFGLISTWAIAWTPYAIVVLLGIFNNKEYITPFSSMLCGTFCKISACTNPFLYALTYPPMKKEIIKIFNSFCLSGISDVGHLAITRRKTSDTNSEISDSFLRGYKAGFSQYMTNKATNETHLLNDIQIC; encoded by the coding sequence GATGTCAAATTTATGGTTTCGTTGGTGGATTGGCAGGAACAGCATCCATCGTCATCTTGACAATTCTTGCTTATAACCGATACCGGGTCATATCAAAACCCTTTGACCTTGGAAGAAAGTCAACACTAACAAAGTCGATGCTTCAGATAGTTTTTGCATGGTTTTACTCAATGTGTTTTGCTTCATTACCTCTGTTTGGAATAAGCCGATACGTACCAGAGGGATATTTAACGAGTTGCAGCTTTGATTATCTTACTGATAATGTCCagaacagaatttttatttttgccttcTTTTTTGGGGCATGGTGCTTgccatgttttattattttgttctcatatattaatatttttattctagttCACAGGAGCAAATTCAAAATCTCTGAAAATGTGGCTGATAATGTAGATCGTCAAAAAGTTGAAATTCAAATTGCTAAAACAGTTTTCGGCCTAATCTCAACGTGGGCGATAGCCTGGACACCTTACGCTATCGTAGTCTTACTaggaatttttaataataaggaatATATAACGCCTTTTTCATCGATGCTATGTGGCacattttgcaaaatttcagCTTGCACCAATCCTTTTTTGTATGCCCTAACCTATCCgccaatgaaaaaagaaattatcaaaatattcaaTAGTTTCTGTTTAAGTGGGATAAGTGATGTTGGACATTTGGCCATCACTAGAAGAAAAACTTCTGATACGAATTCTGAAATTAGTGACTCATTTCTAAGGGGTTATAAAGCTGGTTTTTCACAATATATGACAAATAAGGCCACAAATGAAACACATCTCCTAAATGACATTCAAATCTGCTAA